In Kutzneria kofuensis, the DNA window GGAGGTTCCCGCTCTTGACCACCCGCACCAAGATCTCGCCGGCCCGCTTCGGGTCGCCGGCGGTGAACGCGGGAAGGTCGAGCCCGCGGGCCATGGCGCCGACGGTCGCGGCGTATTCCGGGGCGACGTCGGGGACCTGCATGGACGGGCCGGCCCAGTCGGTGGCGAAGCCGCTCGGCTCCACCACGAGGTACCGGATGCCCAGCGGCCCGGTCTCGGTCGCCAGCACGCGGGTGAGGCCGTCGACCGCGAACTTGGCCGCCTGGTAGGAACCCAGGCCCGGCGTGCCGCCGACGCGGCCGCCGATCGAGGAGAACTGCACGATCGTGCCCGCGCCCTGGGTCTTGAGCAGCGGGATCGCCGCGGTCGAGACGTTGTAGACGCCCCAGAAGTTGGTGTCGAACTGCCGGCGGAAGTCGTCCTCGGGCGTGGTCTCGACCGGGGCGAGGTTGGCGTATCCGGCGTTGTTGACCACGACGTCGATCCGGCCGAACCGGGCGGCCGTCGCGTCGAGCGCGGTGACCGCCGCGGCCCGGTCGGTGACGTCCAGGGCCAGCGGCAGGATGCGGTCGCCGTACTGCCGCACGAGGTCGTCGAGCTGCTCGGGCCTACGCGCCGTCGCGGCGACCTGGTCGCCGGCCTCGAGGGCGGCGACGGTGAGGGCGCGGCCGAAGCCGCGGGAGGAACCGGTGATGAACCAGGTCTGCGTTGCCATACAGTTAGTAGAACGCCGTTGCGTTAATAATGCAACAGCGTTGCGTTATTGTGGGGTATGACACAACGGGTGCGAAGCAACGTATGGTGGTCGGCGTAGTGCCTAGGGTTCCGCCGCCTCGCGGGTCTGGTCCGAGCGGCACCGTCAGTCACGACGGGGCGTGGCTGTTCAGCTGACGGGACAAAAGCCTGGAGGCCTTCCCGGGTCCGCGCGGACCTCGGGGGAAGGCGCTCACGTGAACGGCTTCGCTCTCTCGCTCGTGCTCGTCGCCGCCGTCGTGCACGCCGTCTGGAACCTCGCCGCCAAACAGGTCGGCGACGGCGGTCCGCGGTTCGTCTTCCTGTACTACACGGTGTCCGCCGTCATCTTCGGCCCGGTGGCGGTCGTTCTGCTGTTCGCCGAACGTCCACAGTGGACGTGGTTGCTCGCCGCCCTGGGCACCGCCGTGCTGCACGTCGTCTACGGCATCGTGTTGCAGCGCGGCTACGCCGTCGGCGACCTCTCCGTCGTGTATCCCCTGGCCCGTGGGACCGGCCCGCTGCTGTCCGTGCTGGTGGCCGTGTTGTTCCTCGGCGAACACCCCGGCTGGCCCGGTCTGCTCGGCGCCTTTCTGGTGATCACCGGGGTCCTCGTGATCAGCTCCGGCAAGACCGCCCACGCGACCCCGGGTCGTCGCCGCGCCGGCGTGTTCTACGGCGTCCTCACCGGCGCCGTCATCGCCGCGTACACGCTGTGGGACGCCCATTCCGTCACCGCGCTCGGCATCCCGCCGCTGGCCTACTTCGGCTCGGGCGCGATCTTCCAGAGCCTCCTTCTCGCTCCGTCCGCCCTGCGCGACAAGGCTTCCGTCGCCGCTGTCTGGCAGCGGTACCGCCGCCAGATCCTCACTGTCGGCCTGCTCTCGCCACTCGGCTACCTGTTCGTCCTCTATGCCCTCCGGCTCGCCCCCGTCAGCCTCGTCGCCCCCGCCCGCGAGCTCTCCATCGTCCTCGGCGGTCTCGCCGCCTGGCGGCTGCTCGGCGAGGCCCAGGCCGCCCGCCGCCTCATCGGCTCCCTGGTGGTGCTGGCCGGCATCGCCGCCATCGCCGTCGCGTGAGGCCTAACGCACCGCGTTGCACGCCTCGATCAGCACGCGCAGCCCGGCGCCGGGCGGATCCGGTCGCACCGCAAGGAAGGCGCGCATCACCGGCGCCGGGTTGCGCAGCGGCCGGAACACCACGCCCGGCACCGGTAGCTGTTCGGCCTGCGGGGCGTAGAACACCGTCCAGGACGGCTTGCCGAAGCCGATCGCGGCCAGCGTGTCCTGGTCCGTGGTGAACTCCGGGCCGAACTCGGGCTCGAAGCCGGCCTCCCGACAGGATCGGGTGACGAGGTCGTGGAGGGTCGGGTTTCGTTGCCGTGACGCCAATCGGAGCGGCAACCCGGCCAGCTCGGCCATGTCGATCACGCCCCGCACGGCGAGATCATGCCGGGCCGGCAGCGCGACCATCAGCGGATCCTCCCACAGCGGCAACAACTCCAGTCCCGGCGTTGGCCGCTCGCCGCGCAGCAACGCCGCATCCAGCTCGCCGGACCGCACCCGCCGCAACCGCTCATCGGTCTCCGCGGTGACGAGTTCGAGTGTGGCGTTTCCGCTCAACCGCGCGAACTCCGCGAGGATGATCTCCAGTCGGGCGCCGAGTCCGACACTCGTGCCGAGCCGGACCGTCGTCGCGTGCTCGGCGCGCAGCTCGTCGATCGCGGTGCGGGCCTGGGCCGCTGTCGCCAACATCTGCCGTGCGTGCGGCAGCAGCAGCTTGCCGGCCTCGGTCAGTCGCACGGTCCGGGTGGTGCGGTCGAACAGGTCCATGCCGAGGTCCCGCTCCAGCCGCCGGATCTGCTGGCTGACCGCCGACTGCACGATGTGCAGCCGCTCGGCGGCCCGCCCGAAGTGCAGCTCCTCGGCCACCGTGAGGAAGTAGTGCAGCTGCCTGAGTTCCATGCCGACGCCCTCGATTGATCAGTTTCCGTGATGAGTGTAAGCGTCGATCGCTCGTTGGTCGGGCGGTTCCGACGAGGTTGGCTGGGCCCATGCCGCTACTGGACGTCAACGACATCAAGCTCTTCTACGAGGACGAGGGCACCGGCCCCGGCCTGCTGTTCCTGCACGGCTGGGCCACCAGCGGCCGGGTGTGGGGCGCGCAGCTGCCGGAGTTCGTGCGGACGCACCGCGTCGTCACCCTCGACTGGCGTGGCTGCGGGCGCTCCGACCATCCCGCCCACGGCAACACCCTCGACGGCGTGCTCGACGACCTGGTCGCCGTGATCGACCGGCTCGGTCTCGACCGGCCGACCGTCGTCGGATCGTCGATCGGGGGCACCTTCGCCACCGAGCTCGCGGTCTGCCACCCCGAGTTGATCTCCGCCGCCGTGGCCGTGGACGGGCCCGCGCATTGGCCGTCCACCGGCATGCCGCTGGAGCAGCTGCGACGCGACCTGCGTCAGGACCGCGCCGGCACCATCGCCGGCTGGGTGCCGCACTGGTTCGCTCCGGGCGCCGAGCCGGCGCTGATCGACTGGACCGTGCGGCAGATGCTGGATTCCGGCGTCTACATCGACGAGCAGTTCGACGCCTTCCTGACCTACGACCCTCGCCCCGTGCTGCCCGGGCTGATGGTGCCGATCCACTACATCCACGGCTCGCTGGACACCCAGATCCCCGTCGCCGTCGCTCACGAGTGCGCCGCTGTGACCCCCGGTTCCGCCGTCACCGAGATCCCCGGCGTCGGGCACATGCCGCACCAGGAAGACCCCGACGCCTTCAACGCCGCTTTGCGCAAGTTCCTGAGCTGAAAGGTTCGCTCATGCCTCACGCACCCGTCCGGATCAGCGGCGGCGACGCCGTCGTCGAGTACGACGTCACCGGCGCCGGCCCCGGCGTTGTCCTCGTCCACGGCACCGCCGCCACCCGCTTGCAGTGGCAGGGCCTGACTTCGGCCCTGCAGGACAGATTCACCGTTGTCGCGCCCGACTACTCCGGCTCCGGCGGCACCGTCGACCACGGCGGCCCGCTGCTGCTTTCCGACCTGGCCGACGAGATCGTCGCCGCCGCCGATCACGCCGGCCTGGACTCCTTCCACCTCGTCGGCCATTCCCTCGGCGCCGCCATCGCCACCCACGTCGCCGGCACCCACCCCGACCGCGTGCTGTCCCTGGCCCTGCACGCCGGCTGGGTCCGCACCACTCCCCGAATGGCCGCAGAATTCCTTTACTGGAAGGAACTCCTGGCCGCCGACGTCTCCCTCTTCGCCCGCATGCTGCCCCTCATGGCCTTCGGCCCCCGCTACTGGTCCTCGTCTCCCGACAACGAGGCCCTCGTGCGGGATCTCGCCGCCGCCATCACCCCCGGCGCCCTCCGGCAGATCGACGTCGACACCGCCGTCGACCTCACCCCCGTGCTCGATTCCGTCGTCGCCCCAACCCTCGTGCTGGCCAGCATCCACGACCGTGTCATCGATCCCGCCCAGCAGCAGGCCCTCCTCGCCGGCATCGCCACCTCTCGCTACGCCGAGATCGACGCCGGCCACGGCGCCCCCGCCGAGGACCCGACCGGCTTCATCACCCGCGTCACCGGATTCCTGGACGAGCTGACGGTCGCCGTGTGATCAGCGACTTCCCTTGGCTGCCATCGCTTCCTGCGCTCCCTTGACCGCCAGCCGGTCCGCGCGCTCGTTCTCCGGATGGCCCGCGTGGCCCTTCACCCAGTGCCATTCCACTCGGTGCGGGGCCATCGCGTCGTCCAGCCGCTGCCACAGGTCCGCGTTCTTCACCGGCTCCCGGTTGCTCGTCCGCCAGCCGTTGGTCTTCCACCGCGGCAGCCAGCTCATCACGCCGTTGCGGACGTACGTGCTGTCCGTGTACACCAGCACCGTCGACGGCCGGGTCAGCGTCTCCAGCGCCCGGATCGGCGCCATCAGCTCCATCCGGTTGTTCGTGGTCGGCCCCTCGTCGCCCCCGTAGAGCTCCCGCTCGTGACGGCCGTAGCGCAGCACCGCACCCCAGCCGCCCGGGCCGGGGTTTCCGCTGCACGCGCCGTCCGTGTAGATCTCCACCGCCTGCTCGTCCGCCACGTCCGTGACCCTACTTGTGCGAGGATCGCCGCCGTGAAATGGAGCCGCGGTGTCCACCACCTCGAGGAACTGGCCCGCCGATGCGACACCCCCTCACCTGTGCCGATGCTGCCGGTCGTCGGCCTCTGGGCGTTCGGCGACCTGCTCGGCGAGCCCTGTGACCTCGACCGGGTGCAGGTGGCCGTCGTCGTCGACCTCCCCGCCGCCGACGTTCCGTGGCTCGACATCCCCCAGGGCGGCCAGCACTGGGCTCAGGCCGTGCGCCTCAGGGAACCCCTCGTCCCGTACTGGCGCTCTGCCGCTCTCCCGGTGTGGAACCACCACATTTCCCGTCCCGCCCTCGTCTGGGACGCCGAGTCCGGCATCCGGGAATCCACCCTCGCCGCCCTCCACGACGGCCGCGGCACCGACGTCCGCGCCGACGCTCCCACCCCACCGCAGCTCCGGTTCCAGCTCGACACCGAACTCGCCATCAGCCTCCGCTCCCTGCGTCGCAACCACCGTGCGTACGACGACAAGCGCTGGCGCCCCGGCAAACTCGAGCCCGTCGCCGACTCTCTCTGGCGCGCCACGGACGGCTACCTCGACCTACTGGACGCGATCGCGCCCGCCGAATCCACGCCTGCTGGACCGCGCGACAGCCGATGACGGTTATGCGCTCCCGCGACGAGCAGCCGCAGCAGACGCGATGACCAGTCCGCGCAGCACGAGGGAGGCCATGTCGTCGAGCTGCTCGGCGAGGTCGAAGGGGGCGGGATCGTCGTGCACCCAGCGCAGCACCGTGGAGAAGTACCCGGCGGCGAGTAGCCGGCCCGCGACCGCGGGATCGACCTGAGGCTGCAACTCGCCGATTTGTTGACCTCGTTCGACGGTCTTCGTCAGCTCGGTTTCCAACGCCGGCCCGCGCAACGGGTCGCCGTGCCGCATCGCGGCATCCATGAGGGCGGCGGTCTCGCGGCGGGACTCGACGTTGAGTCGCGCGAGTTCGCGAAGGTAGTGCCGGATCTGGTCGGGTGTGCTGAGGTCGTCGGCCTGCTCGGCGGAGAGCGCGGCAGCGACCTTGATCCGGCGCTGGCGCCCCCACTCCTCGAGGAACGCGGCCTTCGTCTTGTAGTGGTTGAAGACCGTGGCCCGCGCGACGTCGGCCTCGGCAGCGATGTCGTCCATGGTGGTGGCCTCGAAACCACGAGCTACGAACAGGTCGCGAGCGGCTTCGTACAGACGGTCGCTGACGTCCTGGCGTTTCCGATCACGCCGCTTCGGTGCTGAGGCCATGCCCCAGTAGAACACGAGCCTTGACTCTTCTTGTACTCAGGTGCAATCTTGGACTTCAGTTCAAGAATGGACTTGAGTCCAGGAGGTTCCTGGTGGCTTCTTCCGGCGCGCACGTCGATCTCGGACGCGGTTGCCATGTGTGGCTGCCCGAGAGCGGAGGTTGGGGCCACAGCAACTCCGGCCTCGTCGCAGGGACGGGTGAGTCCCTGCTCGTCGACACCTTGTTCGACGTGGCTTCGACATCGCGCCTGCTCACCGCGATGCAGGACGTCGTGGCAACGGCTCCTGTCGAGCGGGTGGTCAACACCCACGGCAACGGCGACCACTGGTTCGGCAATCAGCTCCTGTCCGACCGGGAGATCATCGCGGCGGCGCCCACGGCGGCGGAGATGCGGGCCGTCGGCCCGGCCGAAGTGCGGGCGCTCCTGGCGCAGCAAGGACGGGCGGGTGCGTTCGCACGACGCGTCTTCCGCGGCTTCGACCTGTCCGATGTGGAGCCGGTCTACCCCGCGACGCTCTATGTGGATGAGCTCGACCTCGTTGTCGGCGGCACGGACGTTCGGTTGATCGACGTCGGACCGGCGCACACAGCCGGCGACACGATCGTCCATGTC includes these proteins:
- a CDS encoding SDR family NAD(P)-dependent oxidoreductase gives rise to the protein MATQTWFITGSSRGFGRALTVAALEAGDQVAATARRPEQLDDLVRQYGDRILPLALDVTDRAAAVTALDATAARFGRIDVVVNNAGYANLAPVETTPEDDFRRQFDTNFWGVYNVSTAAIPLLKTQGAGTIVQFSSIGGRVGGTPGLGSYQAAKFAVDGLTRVLATETGPLGIRYLVVEPSGFATDWAGPSMQVPDVAPEYAATVGAMARGLDLPAFTAGDPKRAGEILVRVVKSGNLPSHLLLGVDAVEMAQSYSRSQLAESAAWAAVSRSADVSQEYPVELPNEEQR
- a CDS encoding DMT family transporter yields the protein MNGFALSLVLVAAVVHAVWNLAAKQVGDGGPRFVFLYYTVSAVIFGPVAVVLLFAERPQWTWLLAALGTAVLHVVYGIVLQRGYAVGDLSVVYPLARGTGPLLSVLVAVLFLGEHPGWPGLLGAFLVITGVLVISSGKTAHATPGRRRAGVFYGVLTGAVIAAYTLWDAHSVTALGIPPLAYFGSGAIFQSLLLAPSALRDKASVAAVWQRYRRQILTVGLLSPLGYLFVLYALRLAPVSLVAPARELSIVLGGLAAWRLLGEAQAARRLIGSLVVLAGIAAIAVA
- a CDS encoding LysR family transcriptional regulator, whose translation is MELRQLHYFLTVAEELHFGRAAERLHIVQSAVSQQIRRLERDLGMDLFDRTTRTVRLTEAGKLLLPHARQMLATAAQARTAIDELRAEHATTVRLGTSVGLGARLEIILAEFARLSGNATLELVTAETDERLRRVRSGELDAALLRGERPTPGLELLPLWEDPLMVALPARHDLAVRGVIDMAELAGLPLRLASRQRNPTLHDLVTRSCREAGFEPEFGPEFTTDQDTLAAIGFGKPSWTVFYAPQAEQLPVPGVVFRPLRNPAPVMRAFLAVRPDPPGAGLRVLIEACNAVR
- a CDS encoding alpha/beta fold hydrolase, with the protein product MPLLDVNDIKLFYEDEGTGPGLLFLHGWATSGRVWGAQLPEFVRTHRVVTLDWRGCGRSDHPAHGNTLDGVLDDLVAVIDRLGLDRPTVVGSSIGGTFATELAVCHPELISAAVAVDGPAHWPSTGMPLEQLRRDLRQDRAGTIAGWVPHWFAPGAEPALIDWTVRQMLDSGVYIDEQFDAFLTYDPRPVLPGLMVPIHYIHGSLDTQIPVAVAHECAAVTPGSAVTEIPGVGHMPHQEDPDAFNAALRKFLS
- a CDS encoding alpha/beta fold hydrolase; translation: MPHAPVRISGGDAVVEYDVTGAGPGVVLVHGTAATRLQWQGLTSALQDRFTVVAPDYSGSGGTVDHGGPLLLSDLADEIVAAADHAGLDSFHLVGHSLGAAIATHVAGTHPDRVLSLALHAGWVRTTPRMAAEFLYWKELLAADVSLFARMLPLMAFGPRYWSSSPDNEALVRDLAAAITPGALRQIDVDTAVDLTPVLDSVVAPTLVLASIHDRVIDPAQQQALLAGIATSRYAEIDAGHGAPAEDPTGFITRVTGFLDELTVAV
- the rnhA gene encoding ribonuclease HI; translated protein: MADEQAVEIYTDGACSGNPGPGGWGAVLRYGRHERELYGGDEGPTTNNRMELMAPIRALETLTRPSTVLVYTDSTYVRNGVMSWLPRWKTNGWRTSNREPVKNADLWQRLDDAMAPHRVEWHWVKGHAGHPENERADRLAVKGAQEAMAAKGSR
- a CDS encoding DUF7711 family protein, with amino-acid sequence MKWSRGVHHLEELARRCDTPSPVPMLPVVGLWAFGDLLGEPCDLDRVQVAVVVDLPAADVPWLDIPQGGQHWAQAVRLREPLVPYWRSAALPVWNHHISRPALVWDAESGIRESTLAALHDGRGTDVRADAPTPPQLRFQLDTELAISLRSLRRNHRAYDDKRWRPGKLEPVADSLWRATDGYLDLLDAIAPAESTPAGPRDSR
- a CDS encoding TetR/AcrR family transcriptional regulator encodes the protein MASAPKRRDRKRQDVSDRLYEAARDLFVARGFEATTMDDIAAEADVARATVFNHYKTKAAFLEEWGRQRRIKVAAALSAEQADDLSTPDQIRHYLRELARLNVESRRETAALMDAAMRHGDPLRGPALETELTKTVERGQQIGELQPQVDPAVAGRLLAAGYFSTVLRWVHDDPAPFDLAEQLDDMASLVLRGLVIASAAAARRGSA
- a CDS encoding MBL fold metallo-hydrolase encodes the protein MWLPESGGWGHSNSGLVAGTGESLLVDTLFDVASTSRLLTAMQDVVATAPVERVVNTHGNGDHWFGNQLLSDREIIAAAPTAAEMRAVGPAEVRALLAQQGRAGAFARRVFRGFDLSDVEPVYPATLYVDELDLVVGGTDVRLIDVGPAHTAGDTIVHVPSAGVVYTGDIVFAGGTPIVWTGPIGNWLRACDLICELGVCTVVPGHGLVTTVRAVRAQAAYLRFVQEEAAARHEKGMTFVEAAQDIDLREYGDLPEHERLVVNVHAVYRELDPDIPALEGPSAFACMGEFMEDLV